In Hippoglossus stenolepis isolate QCI-W04-F060 chromosome 21, HSTE1.2, whole genome shotgun sequence, one DNA window encodes the following:
- the LOC118100779 gene encoding cytochrome c oxidase subunit 6B1, whose protein sequence is MAEDIKTKLENYRTAPFDARFPNQNQTKNCWSNYLDYHRCQKSLEAKGQDPMPCDWYKRVYKSLCPMSWVQKWDDQREEGTFPGKI, encoded by the exons ATGGCCGAGGACATCAAGACCAAACTGGAGAACTATCGCACTGCTCCATTCGATGCCAGGTTCCCCAACCAGAACCAGACCAAGAACTGCTGGTCCAACTACCTGG ACTATCACCGCTGCCAGAAATCTCTGGAGGCTAAAGGACAAGACCCCATGCCCTGTGATTGGTACAAGAGGGTCTACAAATCCCTCTGCCCCATGTCCTGG GTCCAGAAGTGGGACgaccagagagaagagggaacaTTCCCAGGAAAAATCTGA